A window of Novosphingobium terrae contains these coding sequences:
- a CDS encoding TonB-dependent receptor, with amino-acid sequence MKHMREILVLTTALSGLTLGGIAQAQDTGAVQDSAKAQAAPQSGGFGDIVVTANKRSENVQKVPIAITAFSGDQIRKLGITDTTQITQHVPGLQLNAWSPNVTIFNLRGISQNNFTDYLESPVAVYIDDAYMGSMNGISGQLFDVQRVEVLRGPQGTLFGRNATGGLIQYVSEDASKSKLNGYVTAGWERFNHRSVEGALGGSIMDGLRFRVAGRVSKADGYVKPGAGSDGQALGGENGWALRGTIQADLGSKGKLDLWYKHSQDDHVATGGYVFDNCNLLDSGYCSTDAAGLSNGTGGVINGVTGQKASPWTNYSNTPGDFSRKTDIYQGKLQYDLGFAKLTNITNYTWLTKQYQEDGDGTSADIIEYRSQARYTQFSEEFRLSGEAAGPFRWQAGLYYLNMLVRGHSVTTGQPVLGASLGLGLPGNNPADDETYRLSSKNWSIFGQGEYDLTDKLTVIGGLRYSKDNKHVLYNSVINDSGQTAVLATNQSFDAVIPGVDSIVKGDWAARATLNYKAAPNTLFFLSWNRGIKGGNFTLNPNVTPDNFQHKGEVLNALDAGAKWANDSKTIRANATLYHYIYNNYQVFALLGGTPQVSNSNATATGVELETFLTPAPHFNVNLGATWETSRVDYVKAVGSETFTAVPGASVPQYCTLVGDNYVCNYPVKGIVGAQLPNAPKFSVNYVFRYDRDTPIGNLALQFDGAWYDKQYLEVTNGLSSLQNAYNVSNASLTWTARNEKLSVEVFGRNIFNKAYREYTLNLGALGTTSMYAKPATYGVSATVKW; translated from the coding sequence ATGAAGCATATGAGGGAAATTTTAGTACTGACCACGGCTCTGTCCGGTCTGACTCTGGGCGGGATCGCGCAGGCGCAGGATACGGGGGCTGTTCAGGACAGTGCCAAGGCGCAAGCCGCGCCGCAGTCGGGCGGTTTCGGTGATATCGTCGTCACCGCCAACAAGCGCAGCGAGAATGTGCAGAAAGTGCCGATCGCCATCACCGCGTTTTCCGGCGATCAGATCAGGAAGCTGGGCATCACCGACACCACGCAGATCACCCAGCATGTGCCCGGATTGCAGTTGAACGCCTGGTCGCCCAATGTGACGATCTTCAATTTGCGCGGCATTTCGCAGAACAATTTTACCGACTATCTGGAAAGTCCGGTCGCGGTCTATATCGATGATGCCTATATGGGATCGATGAATGGCATTTCCGGCCAGCTCTTCGATGTGCAGCGCGTGGAAGTGTTGCGCGGGCCGCAGGGCACTTTGTTCGGGCGCAATGCTACCGGTGGATTGATCCAATATGTCAGCGAGGATGCCAGCAAGAGCAAGCTGAACGGCTATGTCACCGCCGGGTGGGAGCGTTTCAACCACCGCTCGGTTGAAGGCGCCTTGGGTGGCAGCATTATGGATGGGTTGCGGTTCCGCGTGGCGGGGCGAGTCTCCAAAGCCGATGGCTATGTGAAACCGGGGGCGGGCAGCGATGGACAGGCGCTGGGCGGTGAGAACGGTTGGGCGCTGCGGGGTACGATCCAGGCGGATCTGGGCAGCAAGGGCAAGCTGGATCTGTGGTACAAGCACAGTCAGGATGATCATGTCGCCACCGGTGGCTATGTCTTCGACAATTGCAACTTGCTCGACAGCGGTTATTGTTCGACCGATGCGGCGGGGCTTTCAAACGGCACGGGCGGTGTGATCAATGGTGTCACCGGCCAGAAGGCAAGCCCCTGGACGAACTATTCCAACACACCCGGCGATTTCAGCCGCAAGACCGATATCTATCAGGGCAAGCTGCAATATGATCTGGGCTTTGCCAAGCTGACCAACATCACCAATTACACATGGCTGACCAAGCAATATCAGGAGGATGGCGACGGGACCTCGGCGGATATCATCGAATATCGCAGCCAGGCGCGTTATACGCAGTTCAGCGAGGAATTCCGCCTCTCTGGCGAGGCTGCGGGCCCTTTCCGCTGGCAGGCGGGGCTCTATTACCTCAATATGCTGGTGCGCGGTCATTCGGTGACCACCGGTCAGCCGGTGCTGGGCGCTTCGCTTGGGTTAGGTCTGCCCGGTAACAATCCGGCCGATGACGAGACCTATCGCTTGTCGTCGAAGAACTGGTCGATCTTCGGGCAGGGCGAATATGATCTGACCGATAAGCTGACGGTGATCGGCGGACTGCGTTATTCGAAGGACAACAAGCATGTTCTCTACAATTCGGTGATCAATGACAGCGGGCAGACCGCTGTTCTGGCCACCAACCAGAGCTTCGATGCGGTGATCCCCGGCGTCGACAGCATTGTGAAGGGCGATTGGGCGGCGCGTGCCACGCTGAACTACAAGGCGGCGCCGAACACGCTGTTTTTCCTCTCATGGAACCGTGGTATCAAGGGCGGAAATTTTACGCTGAACCCCAATGTCACGCCTGACAACTTCCAGCACAAGGGTGAAGTGCTCAATGCGCTGGATGCGGGCGCGAAATGGGCCAATGACAGCAAGACGATCCGCGCCAATGCCACCCTCTATCATTATATCTACAACAATTATCAGGTGTTTGCTCTGCTTGGAGGTACGCCGCAGGTCAGCAACAGCAATGCCACGGCCACTGGCGTGGAGCTGGAAACTTTCCTGACACCGGCACCGCATTTCAACGTCAATCTGGGCGCGACCTGGGAGACCAGCCGTGTCGATTACGTCAAAGCGGTGGGCAGCGAGACATTTACCGCGGTGCCGGGCGCCAGCGTGCCGCAATATTGCACGCTGGTGGGTGACAACTACGTCTGCAATTATCCGGTGAAGGGTATTGTCGGTGCGCAACTGCCCAATGCACCCAAGTTCAGCGTCAATTATGTGTTCCGCTATGACCGTGATACGCCCATCGGCAACCTTGCGCTGCAATTCGATGGGGCCTGGTACGACAAGCAATATCTGGAGGTCACCAATGGCCTGTCTTCGCTGCAGAACGCCTATAACGTCTCGAACGCTTCGCTGACATGGACGGCGCGCAATGAGAAATTATCGGTCGAAGTCTTCGGTCGTAACATCTTCAACAAGGCCTATCGCGAATATACGCTCAACTTAGGCGCGCTGGGCACCACCAGCATGTATGCCAAACCCGCCACCTATGGCGTCAGCGCCACAGTGAAGTGGTAA
- the qhpR gene encoding AraC-like transcriptional regulator QhpR translates to MIRASVRSTALHGWHDMLADKGHMLGQNIAENPHSARSDMMSLQDFVSFSEGVVEQARDIAIPWLVGTHYDLANLGQIGPAILSANSVGVALRRLVDYFALLQDSTDIALHRDEQTATVSYRILSPDIWPRHQDAMFTLGIVSQILRQGQGSGWDRIDFAFEAERHDMRGDIGQVLNAPCSFGADTNQIRFPAAFLDLALRSSPQHSDVGALNRAIAQQRRQTPIIDRMAQLVFRDLNSFAVDQARLAREIGMSDRTMRRKLADAGSSYQQVLDECRMRQAAFEFQTRPELSIAQIALRLGYAEHSTFTRAFQRWSGMAPQSYRAQLAQHRAQ, encoded by the coding sequence ATGATACGCGCCAGCGTCAGATCGACTGCGCTCCACGGATGGCATGACATGCTGGCCGACAAGGGGCACATGTTGGGCCAGAACATTGCGGAGAACCCCCATTCCGCGCGCAGTGACATGATGTCGCTGCAGGATTTTGTGAGCTTTTCAGAGGGCGTGGTCGAGCAGGCGCGCGATATCGCCATTCCCTGGCTGGTGGGCACCCATTACGATCTGGCCAATCTGGGGCAGATCGGCCCGGCGATCCTCTCGGCCAACAGTGTGGGTGTGGCGCTGCGCCGTCTGGTCGATTACTTTGCCCTGCTGCAGGACAGCACTGATATCGCCCTGCACCGCGACGAGCAGACCGCCACTGTCAGCTACCGCATCCTCAGCCCTGACATCTGGCCGCGCCATCAGGATGCGATGTTCACTTTGGGCATCGTTTCGCAGATTTTGCGGCAGGGTCAGGGCTCCGGCTGGGACCGGATCGACTTCGCCTTCGAGGCCGAGCGTCACGATATGCGCGGCGATATCGGGCAAGTGCTGAACGCCCCTTGCAGCTTCGGCGCGGACACCAATCAGATCCGATTTCCGGCAGCCTTCCTCGATCTGGCGCTGCGCTCCTCGCCGCAGCATAGCGATGTCGGCGCGCTCAACCGTGCCATTGCGCAGCAGCGCCGCCAGACCCCCATCATCGACCGCATGGCGCAGCTGGTCTTCCGCGATCTCAACAGCTTCGCGGTCGATCAGGCGCGGCTGGCGCGTGAAATCGGCATGTCGGACCGCACCATGCGCCGCAAGCTGGCCGATGCGGGCAGCTCCTATCAGCAGGTGCTGGATGAATGCCGTATGCGCCAGGCCGCCTTCGAGTTCCAGACGCGGCCCGAACTGTCGATCGCCCAGATCGCGCTGCGGCTGGGTTATGCCGAACACAGCACCTTCACCCGCGCTTTCCAGCGCTGGAGCGGCATGGCCCCGCAAAGCTACCGCGCCCAACTGGCGCAGCATCGGGCGCAATAG
- a CDS encoding AraC family transcriptional regulator, which produces MAALHPQADAIRAMALIRIAEDLAQHRAGLEPVLSRRSLSLAQLKDPYALLPLHDYVQIFEELAALTARPALGAMMGQSHRPADIGPVGILFSLSASPAKGFERLGRLLAAFQSGTSAALVRDGAETAWVYKLSRNDIWPRRQDAEYAISATCAMVRSLRGTSWSPIEVQFEHEAPTDPQILLMLRNIFRCPISFGHAANALVMDSTEVDQPCHREDAALIAVLERHLADLHSQTARNDCLRQRVEAALDLLLGQRSVTLPLVASTLGIPARTLQRRLNAQGLTLRDMLRERRLATAEHRLRQGGTTIGQMAQRLGYADPTSFSRAYRHWTGDAPSRRRA; this is translated from the coding sequence ATGGCCGCGCTTCACCCGCAAGCAGATGCCATCCGCGCCATGGCCCTGATCCGCATCGCCGAGGATCTGGCGCAGCATCGCGCCGGGCTGGAGCCGGTGTTGTCTCGGCGCAGCCTCTCGCTGGCTCAACTCAAAGACCCTTACGCCCTGCTTCCGCTGCATGATTATGTGCAGATCTTCGAGGAACTGGCCGCGCTCACCGCCCGGCCCGCGCTGGGGGCGATGATGGGCCAGAGCCATCGCCCCGCCGATATCGGCCCGGTGGGCATCCTCTTCTCGCTCTCGGCCTCTCCCGCCAAGGGGTTCGAGCGGCTGGGGCGGCTGCTGGCGGCCTTTCAGTCGGGCACCAGCGCGGCTCTGGTGCGCGATGGCGCGGAAACCGCATGGGTCTACAAGCTGAGCCGCAACGATATCTGGCCAAGGCGTCAGGATGCCGAATATGCCATCAGCGCCACCTGCGCCATGGTCCGATCGCTGCGCGGCACATCGTGGAGCCCGATCGAGGTTCAGTTCGAGCATGAGGCCCCCACCGATCCGCAGATCCTGCTGATGCTGCGCAACATTTTTCGCTGCCCGATCTCCTTCGGCCATGCCGCCAATGCGCTGGTGATGGACAGCACGGAGGTGGACCAGCCCTGCCATCGCGAGGATGCCGCGCTGATCGCCGTGCTGGAACGCCATCTGGCAGACCTCCACAGCCAGACCGCCCGGAACGACTGCCTGCGCCAGCGTGTCGAAGCCGCGCTCGACCTCTTGCTCGGGCAGCGCAGCGTCACTTTGCCTCTGGTGGCCTCCACTTTGGGCATCCCTGCGCGCACGCTGCAAAGGCGGCTCAATGCGCAGGGGCTGACCTTGCGCGATATGCTGCGCGAAAGGCGCCTCGCCACAGCGGAGCATCGGCTGCGTCAGGGCGGCACCACCATCGGCCAGATGGCGCAAAGGCTGGGCTATGCCGATCCCACCTCCTTCTCGCGCGCCTATCGCCACTGGACGGGAGATGCACCCTCGCGCCGCCGCGCCTGA
- a CDS encoding APC family permease encodes MEQPSSAISADRDQALTGSIGVGHVVFFVVAAAAPLTSVVGASPAAFAFGNGVGVPGTYLLAGLLYLIFSVGFTAMSTRVRSTGGFFLYISLGLGVPMGMGGALVSILTYMAMQLAVLALAGVYIGHVAAGLGLILPWWAYAVAIMGVVMAVGRRQIEFSGNLLGICMLAEIAILLLLDLGILRHGGGPQGIAFTGFAPASVFVPGLGVSMVFVIGSFMGFEATALFAEEARDPSRSIPRATYLAVLLIMGFYAFSTWAIAQFYGPAHVTQAANAGLDSFFFRASDAILGSWATDTMRALLIVSLFACALSLHSSINRYLLALGRDGLLPRALGQIDARHGAPVIAGIAQTISALVLVAWMALAHLDPYAVVFGWASAFAVLGILMVQLVVCLAIARYFHRRDERPSPLIWLFAPGLAGLGLLACIGAVIANLPLLAGSDSPVIRTFPYAIALVWLLGVIRARRRKHATLRAFA; translated from the coding sequence ATGGAACAACCATCATCCGCCATATCCGCCGATCGCGATCAGGCGCTGACCGGCTCGATCGGAGTCGGCCATGTCGTGTTTTTCGTGGTGGCTGCCGCCGCGCCGCTCACCTCGGTGGTGGGTGCCTCGCCCGCCGCTTTCGCTTTCGGCAATGGCGTGGGGGTGCCGGGCACCTATCTGCTGGCCGGGCTGCTTTACCTGATCTTTTCTGTGGGTTTCACCGCCATGAGCACCCGCGTCCGCTCGACCGGCGGCTTCTTTCTTTACATCTCGCTGGGGCTCGGCGTGCCGATGGGCATGGGCGGGGCTCTGGTCTCGATCCTCACCTATATGGCGATGCAGCTGGCGGTGCTGGCGCTGGCCGGGGTTTATATTGGCCATGTCGCGGCAGGGCTGGGCCTGATACTGCCATGGTGGGCCTATGCGGTGGCGATCATGGGCGTGGTGATGGCCGTGGGCCGCCGGCAGATCGAGTTTAGCGGCAATCTGCTGGGCATCTGCATGCTGGCCGAGATCGCCATTCTGCTGCTGCTCGATCTGGGCATTCTGCGCCATGGCGGAGGCCCTCAGGGCATCGCCTTCACCGGCTTTGCGCCCGCATCGGTTTTTGTCCCGGGGCTTGGCGTGTCGATGGTCTTTGTGATCGGCTCCTTCATGGGCTTCGAGGCCACCGCCCTCTTCGCCGAGGAAGCGCGCGATCCTTCCCGCTCGATCCCGCGCGCCACCTATCTGGCGGTGCTGCTGATCATGGGCTTCTACGCCTTTTCCACCTGGGCCATCGCGCAATTCTACGGCCCGGCCCATGTGACGCAGGCCGCCAATGCGGGTCTCGACAGCTTCTTCTTCCGCGCCAGCGACGCCATTCTGGGCTCATGGGCCACCGACACCATGCGCGCCCTGCTGATCGTCAGCCTGTTTGCCTGCGCGCTCTCGCTGCACAGTTCGATCAACCGCTATCTGCTGGCACTGGGGCGCGACGGGCTGCTGCCCCGCGCGCTGGGTCAGATCGATGCGCGCCATGGCGCCCCGGTGATCGCCGGCATCGCCCAGACCATCAGCGCGCTGGTGCTGGTGGCATGGATGGCTTTGGCGCATCTCGATCCTTATGCGGTGGTCTTCGGCTGGGCATCGGCCTTTGCGGTGCTGGGCATTCTGATGGTTCAGCTGGTGGTGTGCCTTGCCATCGCCCGCTATTTCCATCGGCGCGATGAAAGGCCTTCGCCCCTCATCTGGCTCTTCGCACCAGGTCTGGCAGGGTTGGGACTGCTGGCCTGCATCGGCGCTGTCATCGCCAACCTCCCCCTGCTTGCCGGGAGCGACAGCCCCGTCATTCGCACCTTCCCCTATGCGATCGCCCTGGTGTGGTTGTTGGGCGTGATCCGCGCCCGCCGACGAAAACACGCCACCCTGCGCGCCTTCGCCTGA
- a CDS encoding NAD(P)/FAD-dependent oxidoreductase, producing MWQRLDAPNYYRATKKYDLSFPALDGDLDVDIAVIGGGFSGINTALELAEKGFTNIAVLEGKVLGYGGTGRNGGQVMAGIGHDINAVSKHVGKEGMEMLFQISTLGAGVIRDRVARYSIDADLCRGYGYLSYNKRQTATLRKWMDEFKQAEPDEDIQLLEGKDVHQIIGSDAYDAVIKHMGGGHVHSLNLLLGEAKALASHGAKIFENTPVLSVEYGQRITIRTATGTVRANKLLWACDSFLRGLEPEIYPRTINTHSFQVSTEVLPQELIERISPIRGAFSDISPVINYFRITNENRLLFGSATRYVEYIPSDFAAWNRDLMLQVFPYLKDVKIDFAWGGPMACSANLFPQIGTLSGRPNAFYVQGYSGFGVTPSHIVCKVLAEGMSEGSARYDLMSSIPHASIPGKDAFAPALLTAAKTWHQISGFFNGRR from the coding sequence ATCTGGCAGCGCCTCGACGCGCCCAACTACTATCGTGCCACCAAGAAATACGACCTGTCCTTTCCGGCGCTGGACGGCGATCTGGATGTCGACATCGCCGTCATCGGCGGCGGCTTTTCGGGCATCAACACCGCGCTGGAACTGGCCGAGAAAGGCTTCACCAACATCGCCGTGCTGGAAGGCAAGGTGCTGGGCTATGGCGGCACGGGCCGCAATGGCGGTCAGGTGATGGCGGGCATCGGCCATGACATCAACGCCGTCTCCAAGCATGTCGGCAAGGAGGGCATGGAGATGCTCTTCCAGATCTCCACGCTGGGTGCAGGCGTGATCCGTGACCGTGTGGCGCGTTACAGCATCGATGCCGATCTGTGCCGGGGCTATGGCTATCTCTCCTACAACAAGCGCCAGACCGCCACACTGCGCAAATGGATGGACGAGTTCAAACAGGCCGAACCCGATGAGGACATCCAGCTGCTGGAAGGCAAGGATGTGCACCAGATCATCGGCTCGGACGCCTATGACGCGGTGATCAAACATATGGGCGGCGGGCATGTTCATTCGCTCAACCTGCTGCTGGGCGAAGCGAAGGCGCTGGCCAGCCATGGCGCGAAAATCTTCGAGAACACGCCGGTGCTCTCGGTGGAATATGGCCAGCGCATCACAATCCGCACCGCCACCGGCACCGTGCGCGCCAACAAGCTGCTCTGGGCCTGCGACAGCTTCCTGCGCGGGCTTGAGCCCGAGATCTATCCGCGCACCATCAACACCCATTCCTTTCAGGTCTCGACCGAGGTGCTGCCGCAAGAGCTGATCGAGCGCATCAGCCCGATCCGCGGCGCCTTCAGCGACATCAGCCCGGTGATCAACTATTTCCGTATCACCAATGAGAACCGCCTGCTGTTCGGTTCAGCCACGCGCTATGTGGAATATATCCCGAGCGATTTCGCAGCATGGAACCGCGACCTGATGCTTCAGGTCTTCCCCTATCTGAAAGACGTGAAGATCGATTTCGCATGGGGCGGCCCGATGGCCTGCAGCGCCAATCTCTTCCCGCAGATCGGCACACTCTCGGGGCGGCCCAATGCCTTTTACGTGCAGGGCTATTCGGGGTTTGGCGTCACGCCCTCGCACATCGTCTGCAAGGTGCTGGCCGAGGGGATGAGCGAAGGCTCGGCCCGCTATGATCTGATGAGTTCGATCCCGCACGCCAGCATCCCGGGCAAGGACGCCTTTGCCCCCGCCCTGCTGACCGCCGCCAAGACATGGCACCAGATTTCCGGCTTTTTCAACGGCCGCCGCTAA
- a CDS encoding cupin domain-containing protein has protein sequence MFAFNTNDHPELDAWGTVADLGSEILEGECKALGKMVFGAPTDALSSAYFSVTKGKFRMTYPFNEHATVIAGSLTLTDERTGEATTYNPGDGWFVEKGTPVLWDIHSDHFVKHYLAVA, from the coding sequence ATGTTTGCTTTCAACACCAACGATCATCCCGAACTCGATGCCTGGGGCACGGTTGCCGATCTGGGCTCCGAAATCCTCGAAGGCGAGTGCAAGGCGCTGGGCAAGATGGTGTTCGGCGCGCCGACTGACGCGCTGTCCAGCGCCTATTTCAGCGTGACCAAGGGCAAGTTCCGCATGACCTATCCCTTCAACGAACACGCGACCGTCATCGCGGGCAGCCTGACCCTGACCGACGAGCGCACCGGTGAGGCCACCACCTACAACCCGGGCGATGGCTGGTTCGTGGAAAAGGGCACGCCGGTCCTTTGGGACATCCACAGCGACCATTTCGTGAAGCATTATCTGGCCGTGGCCTGA
- a CDS encoding GMC family oxidoreductase, with product MLPHGGLFSKAPNVTERFDYIIIGAGSAGCVVVCRLIERTDARVLLLEAGPSDKDQFLKMPAGVPIAIGKRTWDYSTEPDAATGNRRMGVAQGKVLGGGSSVNGMIYIRGQREDYDDWRDLHGCTGWDYDSLLPYFRRAESNESLSDRYHATDGPLPVSDQRYRHPLSSAFIRAGQEAGLPYTQDFNGASQAGVGWYQTTTHGGERASTAQTYLKAVAGNQRLKVVTGALVHRVIVQEGRATGVAYDSGSGVTEAHAAREVIVSAGAIGSPKVLMLSGIGPAADLSALGIAPVADLPVGRNYHDHLHLSVNAATKQPITLDGENGGLKALRNGMEWMLTRRGVVSSNILEAGAFIDTHGEGRPDVQIHFLPLLDRWDDPDGITNGHPHGITLKVGHLRPKARGTVTLRSADPAAGVKIWGNHLGHPDDLAGQIRAAKAGLQVAGSPSLSGLTDGVFSPEPGADDAALEAWVRRTCKTVYHPVGTCRMGLSAADSVVDLRMRVHGVDGLRVIDASTFPAVTSGNTNAPTIALAEKAVNLLIGNQ from the coding sequence ATGCTCCCCCATGGCGGCCTCTTTTCGAAAGCCCCCAACGTGACTGAACGTTTCGATTATATCATCATCGGCGCCGGCTCCGCAGGCTGCGTCGTGGTCTGCCGCCTGATCGAGCGCACCGATGCCCGCGTGCTGCTGCTGGAAGCCGGCCCTTCGGACAAGGACCAGTTCCTCAAGATGCCCGCCGGTGTGCCCATCGCCATCGGCAAGCGCACTTGGGATTACTCCACCGAGCCCGATGCGGCCACCGGCAACCGGCGCATGGGGGTGGCGCAGGGCAAGGTGTTGGGCGGCGGCTCTTCGGTCAATGGCATGATCTACATCAGGGGGCAGCGGGAGGATTATGATGACTGGCGCGACCTCCATGGCTGCACGGGATGGGATTATGACTCGCTGCTGCCCTATTTCCGCCGCGCCGAAAGCAATGAGAGCCTGAGCGATCGCTATCACGCCACGGATGGTCCGCTGCCGGTCAGCGACCAGCGCTATCGCCATCCTTTGTCCAGCGCCTTCATCCGCGCGGGGCAGGAGGCGGGCCTGCCCTATACGCAGGATTTCAACGGGGCGAGCCAGGCAGGCGTGGGCTGGTATCAGACCACCACCCATGGCGGTGAGCGAGCCAGCACCGCGCAAACCTATCTGAAAGCCGTGGCAGGCAACCAGCGCCTAAAAGTGGTGACCGGAGCGCTGGTCCATCGCGTGATCGTGCAGGAGGGGCGCGCCACGGGTGTGGCCTATGATAGCGGCAGCGGCGTGACCGAAGCGCATGCTGCGCGCGAGGTGATCGTCAGCGCAGGGGCGATCGGCAGCCCCAAGGTGCTGATGCTCTCGGGTATAGGCCCCGCGGCGGACTTGTCAGCGCTGGGGATCGCGCCGGTCGCCGATCTGCCGGTGGGGCGCAATTATCACGATCACCTGCATCTTTCGGTCAATGCCGCCACGAAGCAGCCGATCACGCTGGATGGCGAGAATGGCGGTTTGAAAGCCCTGCGCAATGGCATGGAATGGATGCTGACCCGGCGCGGTGTGGTCTCCTCCAACATCCTTGAGGCGGGCGCCTTTATCGACACCCATGGCGAGGGCCGCCCTGATGTGCAGATCCATTTCCTGCCTCTGCTTGACCGCTGGGACGATCCCGATGGCATCACCAACGGGCACCCCCATGGCATCACGCTGAAGGTCGGCCATCTGCGGCCCAAGGCGCGGGGCACCGTCACCCTGCGCAGCGCCGATCCTGCGGCAGGGGTGAAGATCTGGGGCAATCATCTGGGCCATCCGGACGATCTGGCCGGGCAGATCCGCGCGGCCAAGGCGGGCTTGCAGGTGGCCGGTTCGCCCTCGCTCAGCGGGCTGACTGACGGTGTCTTCTCGCCTGAGCCGGGTGCGGATGATGCCGCGCTGGAGGCATGGGTGCGCCGCACCTGCAAGACGGTGTATCACCCGGTCGGCACCTGCCGGATGGGGCTTTCGGCGGCGGATTCGGTCGTCGATCTGCGGATGCGGGTGCATGGGGTGGATGGGCTGCGGGTGATCGATGCTTCGACCTTCCCGGCGGTGACCAGTGGTAACACCAATGCGCCCACCATCGCTCTGGCGGAAAAGGCTGTCAATCTGCTGATTGGCAATCAGTGA